The genomic region ATGAATATCGTGCGTGGTCCGAATAAATCCGCCACAGCCTCAATGCCAGATCAAGCTTCACGTCAAGTTATTGTTGCCAAAGTTGCACTGCTTCCAGGGAAAAAACTCAGCAAAGAAATGTTGATGATTGACACGCGACCGCTCAGTACTCTACCGGGCGATGTCGTCACACAATGGGATGAAGTTTCTAGTCAAGTTCCACTCGGTCCAATCCCAGCAGGATATCCTTTAGCCAAAGCGCTTTTTACTGACCCAAAGGAATTTAATAAAACTCAAACTTCAGCACCAACCCAGCAGCAACTTGCCGCAACGGCCAATGCGCTGGCTGAAGCGCGCCTGACTCCAGTGCGTGAGCGAACCGTTGCAGTTTCGCTGGCGCTTAAAGGCGCACGACCCGAACCAGGATCACGCGTGGCGTTATCTTTGCAAGGCCCCAAAGGAAACTCTGCCCTGGTCTGCGATGAAGCTTGGATTGAGCTTTCTGATCCGAAGTCGACTGAAATTCTTGTGCGGGTCAAACCGGTGATGGCTTTATTTTTAGAGGAAATTAAGTCTTTTGGAACTTTTTCGTATTTAGTAATTGCCGATCAAGGTGAAAGCCCATTTGCTGGACAAACTCTGGCAAGCGTTAAGGAATTGCGTGAGAAACTTATCCCTCCAACAACGCAATTAAGTAACCCTACTGCAGCGATAACGAATGCCACTTCAGGGAAATCTCAAAAAGAAGAAGTTCTCGGGCCGGGAAGTTTTACGAGTTATGCTTGGACCAATGGTGAGGCGATTAAATACAGCGTTGATAAGGATGGTAGGATTTTTGTGATTGATGAGCGCGGACTGGTGATTCCACTCCATGGTTATCCATTTTATAACGAGCGCTGGGTTAGACTTAAAACCGAAGAACTTGCGCATCAAGCGCAACTTGAAGCTGAGAATCAAACAAAAAAAGAAGAATTAAATCAAGAGTCCGAGGCGGCTGTAAAGAACGAGGCTCACGTACCTAGTGCTTTATAGTCCGAGGTAAGTTTTAAAATTTTTGGAAAATTTAGATGGCGCTTTTAAAGCAATTACAAAAATCGCAGAAAAAATTCGACTCAGCTGAGCGCGATGTGTTTGCTGAGGTTGATGAAACTGGTCGATTCGAGGCTTTGGCCGAGCATTTCCAGAAAAACGAAATAGAGCCTGAGGCTGAAGTAAATACTGCACAAAGTAAAATTAGACTTACCTCTGGATTGCCTGAACTAACATCAGAGCATCAAGCCAGTAGCTTACGTAGCGGCACTGCAAGTCAGCACAAGCGTGAGACCAATACAGCTAAAGTTGTGCGCCGTCATAATCCAGCCGGTCAACCCCGTGCACGGGCAAGTAACCTTGAAGAGGGGATGCCGTGGTGGCTTACCGAAGTAAAAAAACCTAACCCGCAGATTGAGCTTTTAGTTCCGCAAGCACGCAAAATGCTCAATGAGATTATCCCTAGCGACGGCAATATCTCGATTGATTTAAAAACCGCAGTACAACACTCTGTCGAACTAGCATCAGAACTAATGCGCGGTGAGGTGCGCATCACTGACCGTGATATTGAACAAGCTGCCAAGGAGCTTTATAGCCTTGTTGCCGGGAAGGGCCCACTCCAAGCGCTCTATGACGACCCCTGGATTACCGATATTTTTATCGATAATCATAAAAGCATTAAAGTAATTCGTCGTGGTCAGGCGCTTGAAACCCCATTCTATTTCCGCAGCAAAGAAGAATATAAGGCGTTTATTGCGGGAATGCTCCAATCTGTTGGGCGCGCACTGAACATGAGTTCGCCAATTATTGACTGTGTGCTCGATGATGAGCATCGCAGTCGTATTAACGCCGTGGATGCTTCGCTGATTGATGGAGATGAGCCGCGAGTCTGTATTCGCGTTCCGCGACTACAGCATGTGGCATTTTATGACATTATTCGTTCGAAAACTTTACCCCCTACATTAGCTGCATGGCTGACAGAGCTTGTCGGAACGGGTGAAGTTAATATTCTAGTAGTTGGTCCAACAGGCGCTGGTAAAACTGTCATGACCACGGCGCTGCTAAGTTGCGTGAATTCAGATGAGCGCATTATTACGATTGAAGACGTGCCTGAAATTTTTGTGCCAACTGCGCATCTAGAAAAATTAGTTTCGCGCCCAGCAAATTCGCAGGGCGAGGGCGAAATAAAAATGCCCCAACTGCTACGCGCCGCATTGCGTCGTGCCCCGCATCGTATCGTCGTTGGAGAAATTCGAGATGAAGAGGGGAGACTATTTTTACGTGCCTTGGAGACTGGACATGCCGGTTCGATTGCAACAATTCATGCTGAGTCAGCACGGGATAGTTTGTGGCGCTTACTGGATGTGGTTGCAGCCTATGAATCTGCTCCGCAAGAAAGTATTATGCGACGTATCGCACGTTCTGTGCATATCGTGATTACGATGAAGAAGATTGATGGTCGGGCGTGCCTGGTTGATGTCTCTGAAGTGCGAACTCCAGTTGAAGGTGAGTTTATCGTGCAGCCACTAGTTGAGTTTGAACGCGAAGAAGACGGGAAACGTCAATGGCGCTTAAAGACTAATCATTCATACTGGATCGATCGACTACGCGAAAAAGGCATTAATCTTTCTGCTGGTCCATACTTGCTGCAACCCGATCACGGGGAAGAGTAGGGAGTAAGCTATGCGGGAACTGGATCGCTTCAAAGCATTAAAAATTCAAGGTCTAACGGCTGCGCAGAAAACTGAGAAACAGCAAAGTCAAAAAAAGACGACCAAGGATGCTAAGCGTGGCAGCTACTCTGAAAGGCTGCTGCAAGCCGGAATTTATTTACCGAGTAGCGTTTACATTGTTGGAATAATGCTTGTAGCTATTTTCTTTGGCATTTTGATGGGGCGTTATATTGGGCCACTTGCTGGGCTGATTTTTATCCCTGCCTGCCTCTACTACTTTCTTGATGTTTATTTAGTAGCGCGCGCCGAAAAGCGCCGGCGTGATGCGGTGATGCAACTCCCGGGATTTGTGGATGCGCTCTCTGCCTCTCTGCAAACGGGCTATAACATGGAAAAGGCAATCGATCATGCAACGGTTGCTTTACCTCAGGGTGTTTTTAAGCGTGAACTTCGGCGCGTAACTGAGTTATTAGATAAAGGAGTTGCACTGGATGATGCTTTGATTGTGATCAGTAATCGCATTACTGGCCAAGAAATTGTTTCACTCTTAGTCACAATTCGTTTGTTTTCTGATATGGGCGGACGGGTGCTTGAGCCATTTCGACGTCTGGGATTTAAAATTCGTGAACAGCAAGCCGTGCTGGAGCGCGCACAGCGCGATTTAGTCGGCACCAAGCAAGCTTTTTTTGTAATTTTTGGCTTATCAATCATTGTTCCAATCTCACTGCTCTCAACGCAGCCGGATTACTTGCAGCAGGCATTTGCCGACCCGCGGATTGGGTTAGTGATGCAGCTTGCGATTGTGATCCAACTGGTCTGCTTTTTATTGTTCAAGCACTTCACGACGCTTAAGGTTTAGCTTATGTGGGCAATCTTATTTTGTGCAGTAATGCTGGTCGTCTGGATGGCTCACTTTGCTGAAGTGCAGCAGGCGCGTCAGCGCGAGCTAGGGCGTTTTACTGCCTTTCGCAGCATCCAGCGCGAGTCATTCGATAAGCGACTGGATCGTTGGTTTGAACTACTCGGACGTAGGCTGACTGGATTTAGCGCAGAGCGCCAAGAACAGTTACACCAGGACCGTGAAGTTAAACGTAAGCTCAAAGAGGCAGGCTTAGAGACTTTGAGTGATCAGGGGCGCTTTGTTTTAATCCGGATTGCTTGTTATTCACTCTGGCCGGTGATTACGATTTTTGCCTGGATTAATTTCAGAACCTATTATGCAAACGTCACGACAATTTTTAGTTTAGCTTTACTAGTATTAATCCCTGAACTCTGGCTCAGCCGAAAAACGCATAACCGCAAAGAACAAATTCGACGCGAGTTGCCCTTGGTGATTGATTTAACCAATTTAGCAACTTCTGCCGGCTGGGACGTGTCTTCAGCGTTGGAAAAAGTAATCGACTCACTTTCGGTTGAATTTCCGAATCATCCCTTAATTAAGGAGTTGCGTAAGGCACGCTGGCTTGCCACTAGCGGCTATACCTGGGAGGAAGCACTCGACCGTGTGGCGAAAAAACTTGATGATGATACCGTCTCCCGCGTGTCCGAGGCTTTGGCTTTAGCGCTTGATAAGGGCGGAGATCGCTCCTTACAGCTAAGTGGGATTGCGCAAGACGCTCAGCGCACATATTATGCAGCGCTAGATAAGCGCTTAGCGGCAATTCCGGTTAAGGCTTTGATTATTACGGTGGTATTATTTTTAACTTATTTTTGTATTCTACTTGCACCGGCAATGGTTAATGTGCAGGGCAAGATTTTATAGTAGCGCGGTTTAGATTTAACGATGGCTCACCGAGTATTAATTGTAGAAGATTCGCAAGCGCAGTCGGCTTTGATCGCAAGTATTGTCGAGCAGGCTGGCTATAAGCCGATTGTTTATAACGATATTACCACAGGGATTGGACAGATTCTTACGCGTGAAACTCCAGATATTGTGTTGCTTGATCTTAATCTAGTCACCCCTCAAGGCGTGCAGATGGCGGATGGGTTTCAAGTTTGCCGTCAAATTAAACGCCAGTGTCCGAATGTGCCGGTGATTATTGTGACTTCAGAAGGTGAAGATGAGGCTTGCGAGTGGGCTTTCCTCCAAGGTGCTGACGCCTTCTTTCAAAAACCCTTTTCTCCGACAGAACTGACAAAGCTTATACTTGAGCAGCTATCTCGTAAGTCAACTGACAGCTAGGGGGAGAGTTCTTTTTTTGAAGACCTGCTTCCCTCAAGGTCTCGTTCAAGATGATGAAATGGACCTTTTCTTTTCCTTTACTCTACGCTCCGAGTGCTCGAGTCGAAGGCACGCCGAGGTCTCCAAAAAACTTAAAGCTTAATTTATAAAAGAAGGTGGCTGCCAGGTTCATGTCTAAAACCTTATGTGACAGCCACTCAGAAGTTTGTCTCTAGTCTCTTTTCTCGAGAGTTTGGTAGAGCACCCAAACTGCATTCTGAGCATCTCCCAACTCATCGCGGCTTCTCTGGGAACGCTGTCCTTGATAGTCATGAGTGAGCGCATAGATAGACCAGGCAGTGCCTTCTCCCAAGCTTTGCATTAGTGTCCAGGCGTTTTTGTCATGATGATTCGTCACGGCGAGTTTCGGCGCAAGTTTCGTCAAGCACAAAAGTAGGTCGAGCATTGTCACCTGTGCGGTATGCGGGTTTTTCGTTGCAGTACCAGTCAAGACAGTAGCAAGGAGTTGAATATCTCCGAGTGAATTAGCCGCAGTGCGTGCCAGCGACCAATCTTTTTTGGCGATTGCATGCTCAGCCACATGACGTAGCAGCGCTTTGTGGCTAGTATTTTGGGCCATGCGGCAGACTGTTCCCCACTCGTTTTTAGCAATGTAGTGATCGGCGATTTCTCTAACTAAGGTGTGGTTTTTCGCCGCACATGCTGCTTTTTTTGCATCGTCCCATCTTCCAGCATCGATGTGGGCACGCGCCATGGACTTGAGCAGTTCACGGTCATTGGCCTTCGAGGCGCAAACCTTCGCACGATAGTAGTCTCCTTTGTCAAAGAACACCTGTGCGTAGGTTGAAAGCGTATGTTGGTCTTTCGAGGTCCGAGCAAGCCTAAAGGCTTCCTTGGGGTTTTCCTCGAGTAAGTGTCGAAATTCGATGGCAGTGTCAGTAGACATGTTTGTTCCGAAACAGCTCCACGGTCAATTGGGTGGAGCCATTCTTTTCTTAACTTGGTGTAAGCTCAGAAAAGAATGGCCCGCACTGCGGAGTTGAACTCACCGGGTTTAACTCCCCGGGTTGAACCCGTGCTACGAATGTAAATTTTTCAGTAAAACCTTAATGATTTTTGGCAGCCACGCTTTACAGATGCAATTTGGGGTAGACAAATTACAGACAAATTGAGCCTGCGAAGCGTGGTTGTGATACTTTACCCAGATAGAGTTGATGGAGAGCAAAAAAGAAGAAGTTAGATAGCACAGATAAAATTATCTTTAAACTTACCCTGAGAGTTTGCTAGCAGTACACAATAAATCTAGGTCTTTTCAAGCGCTTATCGAGTAAATTAGGTAGCAGTGACAATAAATTAACTAACTAACTACTTCGCAGTGGCATTTTTTATACTTATGTAGTATAGTTATATAGATATGGCGATTGTCTCGTTTAAAAACAAGGAAACGGAAGAAATTGCACATGGCAAGAAAACTAAGCGCACAGTTAAGTTGCTTCCGACAGAGCTCCACTATGTTGCCTATAAGAAGCTTATCTTTCTAGATAATATTAAAACGTTAGAAAGCTTACGTGCCTGGCCCGGACTTCGCCTTGAAAAGTTATCTGGGACAAGGAAGGAGCAATACAGCATTCGGATTAATGACAAGTATCGAATTTGCTTTAATTTTAATAACGGTGAAGTTTTAAATGTTGAGATTATAGATTATCACTAGGAGTTAATCATTATGCTACCAAATACAATACACCCAGGTGAATTCTTACAAACAATTCTCGAAGAGCGTAGCATTTCGCAATCGCGCCTAGCCGCACACATTGGAGTTGAGCCCGGTGTGATTAACCTTATTTGCAATGGTAAACGCGGCATTTCTGCGGTCATGGCAAAAAAGCTTGCAAGAGCACTTGGCACAGACTCAGAGTTATGGATGAATTTGCAAATCTCTTATGATTTAACTAATGCTGATGACCCAGAGTTTGGCAAGCTTAGAGCCTAAGGACTATCTGAGCATTCGAGACGAAGACGCATAGCAGCTGATAGTAACCTTCTAAGGCAGATTCAAAGCCAAAGCAGCCAAGTAGCGCAGTACTCTTAAAAAGCCTTATTTATTAGGATTTAAATCGCATATTAAGAATTGATGCATCGCGGCATATTTTAGGGTTATAACTCAACAGGTTATGAGAATTCTTGTTGTCGATAAGGATGAGGCTAGTCGCGCGCTTTTAATGTCTCGTGTGGAGGAGGCAATTCGCCAAGTCGGGCTAAAGCGTGTCGATCTCGCGCTTGGTGACTATAGCTTATTCAGTGAACTTGCCACGACCGAACCTTGTGGGGCAATTTTTCTTGGACCGTCTTTAATTGGCGAAGTCGAAAGTGCGATGCAACTTGCCCGCGCGGGCTTCCCCAGCGTTCCCTTGGCGCTTGTTCTCGATAATGAAGTTTATGCTGAGCGTGCCGTAGAGCTACGTAGACTTTTACCAATCCGCCTGATCGCTATTGCCGACATCCCACAAATGGCAGCTTTCCTCCTCGACTCAGAGACAGAATTAAATACTCTACCAGGGAATAAGAACCGCGGCGTTGTTGCAGTCACGCAACTCAAGGGTGGCGTTGGCTGCTCGACAGTTGCTGCCGCTTTAGCTTCTTGCTGGGCTAGACACGGCTTAAGCACCGCATTGGTTGACCTTGATGACGTAAACCCACAGCTTTCTGACTGGGCACGCGCTAACACTTCTCAACGCCTTGCCGTTTCCGAACTGCTACGCCAGGGAGAGGTTTCCAAGCAACGCATCAATGACTTGGTCAGTCCAGTTGATGGTTATGATGGAAAACTAGTCGTTGTTCCGCAACCTGAACTCTATCGCGAGAGCTTCCACTTTAAAGCTGACGTCCTCGAGCATGCGCCCAGTGCAGTAAACTTCGTAAAAACATTAATTAGTTTATTACGGGAGGAGTTCGATGTTGTTGTTGTTGATGTCGGTCGCTCCTGGGGCGTTGCCAGCTTTGCGATGCTACCGATTAGCCAGCACATTCTTTTAGTAATGGATGATGATGGCATGTCAGTGCGGCGAAGTATTGATAACCTTCAGCGTTTGGTTAAAGAGTCTGACGATGCCGAGGAGTTTGATTTAAGTCGTTGGTCAGTTGTGCTTAATGCTGTCACCGGAAAGTTGCTTACAGCTAAGGATGTAGCAACTGAATTACAAGAGTTGGAACTCTTTCCTGAGACTTCAAACTTATACACCATGCCTTTTTCCGAAACAGGCAGACAGTGGGGCGCGCCTGGGCAAAGCTACTTTGATCTAGCTGAGCCACAAGGGCGTCAGGCTGTGCAACATATCGCTTTTAGTATTATCCCGTTTCGTCAAGAGTTGGTGATTGAGCAACCACTAGAGAAGTTGATCAAGGGTGTGCAGAAACTCACCGGTCAAACTTTGTTTGGCCAGAAGCTTGCAAGTTTCGTGGGGGCTCCCGCTAGAAGCAGTGAGTCGGTAAAGAAATGAACGAACACAAGGAAGACCTAGAGAGTGCGACTTATAAGGTATTACACCAACCAAAAGAATTCATCTGCTTACTTGCCTATCTTCCAGCGCTATTAGTTTTATTTATCTATGCGGGGTTTTGTTCTCCAGTTGACCCTGATTTGGGTTATCATCTGACAGTCGGTGAACAAGTTTTAAGCCGCTTTGCCGTACCAACAATTGATAGTTTTCGTTTTGATTCTCAAGATCCAGAGCTTGCCTATTCATGGCTACCGGCAGTTTACTTATATTTCGCTCATAGCTTTGGCGGCGCATGGGGGCTTAAAGTTTGGCTGTTAATTCACGTAAGCTTCTTAGCGATTTTGCTTTCCTATACTGTCTACGATCGCATTCGCCCATTTAATGCCGCGGTTTTATTATTGCTTGCTTCAATTGCGCTGCTGCAGGTGGTCACTCCGCGCCCGCGACTTTTGGCGCTGATAGTTTTTGGCCTTTTTCTGGGCTACGTAAAAATACGCGATATCAACCATGAGCGTAGTCAGCAGAGATTTGGTGACCGCCAAACCATTGCGGCAGTCTTCTTGCTTTCGCTCGTTTGGGCTAACACGCATATTTCCTGCGTGCTGGCACCGCTAATTTTGCTGTTAGATTCGGTGATTGCGCTCTCGATTAATCCGCGACGCTCTAGTCTCGGTTACGAGTGCTTAAGACTACTGGCTTGCATTTTGGGGCTTTTATTTAATCCTTACGGGGCAAGAATTTTTCAAGCCGCCACACTCTATACGCCCGAGTCTCAAAGTATGGTTGCCCCCTATGTGCTCGAGCTACGTGGTTTTTTTGACGTGCTCCAGCCGTATCCGCTTTGGTTTTGGGCAACCTTGGCGTTTGTTGTCGTTGCCATACTCCAACTTGTGATTACGCTACGCATTGCCTTTGAACGCCGTAGCTTGTTGCAGCATTTACTAGTTGGCTTCGGGTTAGTAATCTTTACAGGGTATTTGACGCTACAATCTTCGAGAAATCTTTCCTTTTTTATTCTCAGCACAATTTGGATGCTTGCGACAATTAAAGTTCCACAGCCGAAGTGGGCAAGAAGTGCATCGTGGTTGGGAATTGCGCTAGCTGGAGTTGCTTTTGTGGTGGGCATTCAAGCCAGTCAAGCGCGTGGTAGATACGATCAAGTTGAAGGATACTTTGCTAAAGCCCCAATCAGCGAAGGGCTAGAGGTAGTGCGCCCCTTAATTTCTCAAGGTAAGGTGGGAACTAAGGTTTGGCGAATTTTTACAGCACCAGATAAAGGGCATTTTGTGAATTGGTGGCTTACGCATTATCGTCTACAGAAGCGTGCTAAGGTTTTTGTTGACGGTCGCACGGATGCGCTTGGCGTGAAGCGTTTTTTTACGGCGGAGGAAGCGCTTTGGGGACCGTGTTTCGAAAAAACTCTAGATGATATCCAGGCCGATATTGCTATTGTCAATCTCAAACACCCGCTCTTTGAGCAACTCTTGCAAAATAAAAATTGGGTCCCACTTGGCGGCGCGACAGAAGTTACCTTTGTTAGAGCACAACTGTGACTTAATTTTGCTCAGATTTCAATCTAATCTTTTCTAACAAGCCCTTGATTTTGCTTGGATGATAATTGCTAAAATAGCTTTTCCAATAAGTTTGTTCCCAGACTTCGTCATTTGCGTATAACAGCACATCGTTCATGGAGTTGTAAATCAAGCGCTTTGCTGATTTTTTTACAGAACGAGACTTTGGATTGTACGCTATCGATCGGCCAGCTAATTTTAGGGCACAAATATCATTTTCTCCGTCACCCACATACAACACTGACTGAAGTTCTATCTCTAATTTGTGGGCGATATGCAGTAGGACATTGGATTTACAAAACGTATGCGCTTTGCACCCGTTTGGATGAAGCATTAGTGGAGAAATCGTTACTTCCCCCGTCGATACTCCAGCTCTGTAGCGTAATATATGGGCGACGCAAAAATCAGCAAACACTCTTCTGCGAATGATCTCGGCTGGTAAATAAAAGCTGTCTGTCACAATTCCTACACGGTAGCCTATTCGCCTCAAAGAAATTATTGTTTCACAAATGTTGTTGGTCAGCGGGATTGATTTAGCCACTTTTTTGACAGTTTCGCGAGATGTACCCGCCAATACGTTTGCAATTTTTCTGGTTCTTTCCTCATCGCTGATAGAGGTGCTATCTAAGAACCTTTCTAATTCACTTGATTTCCTCTCATGATCTGCAAGAAATTTTATGAAGCGGCCTTGAATAATCGTCCCATCCATATCGAAGAGCGCAAGTTTGTCTGCTTCTCCAAGCTTGTTTAAAGCTACAGATAATTCTGCATGCGCGTGGTGCTCAATTTCCTCCACTTCTCTTAATTGCGCTACATGAAGACGGCCGTATCTTGAGGCACGGTCAATTATTACTCTAGATACCTGCTTTGCCATGTCCGCCAAGACATCCAGATCATGGCTGTCATGTTCGATATGGCCGATATCAATTTGAGTTATTTTTGCACCTTGGTAATGCGAATCCAAAAGCAGCCCAACGTCAACACCGTAATCAGTTTCGAAATCAACTCGCTTTAAAATACTTTTCTTCCCTGCGACAATACCCCCCAAGGGTTGGCTGATATGTGAAAGTTCAGGAAAGAAAGTTTGCAGTAATGGTTTGGCCGTTAGAGTCGTAACTCTGCCACTTTTCCTGGAGAAACTAGCCTTTACAAAATCACTTTCATCATTAATGATTGGCGTGCAAAGTTTCTCAACAATATCTTGGTCTAAATTCTGTAAATCTCCATCGAGAAACATAATTATCTCAGATTCTGCTATTCGGACCCCATCCTCTAATGAAGCACCCTTACCTAGTAGGGTGCTCATTATAACAGTAGCTCCAGCGGATTCTGCTAATTGTCGAGTTTCATCAGTAGAGCCATCGTCAATCACAATCACTTCTTTGACTAAGGGAGATTTTTTTACAAGGTTGACGATTTCATAAATACGCTCAGATTCGTTTAGCACCGGGATAAGAACTGTTATCATAAATATTGTGTCATATCCAAAAGAAGAATCTACCGCGAGGTTGTTGCATATAATATAGTGAATGCGCAAGGACAGAAATAATATGTCAATTATTAGCGTCGACTTTTCTAAAGAAGCAGAGGACCGTTATTTAACTTATGCGTTGAGCGTAGTGAATAACCGTGCGATTCCGGATGTGCGTGATGGCTTGAAGCCCGTGCAGCGCAGGATTTTATTTGCAATGTATAGTCATTTGCATCTAACTCCGGAGAAAAATTTCAGAAAATCTGCGGCGGTAGTCGGCGAGGTTTTAGCGAAATTTCACCCCCATAGTGACCAAGCTTGCTATGAAGCAATGGTGCGCATGGCCCAAGACTTTTCGCTGCGCTACCCACTGATTAAAGGTCAAGGGAATTTCGGATCGCTTGATGGGGATGGCGCGGCGGCATATCGCTACACTGAAGCCAAGCTCTCGAAGTTCGCACTCGAAGTGATTGGAGACATCGATCATAAAACCGTTGATATGCGTTTTAATTTCGACCAAACTACCGATGAACCGGTAGTGCTTCCCGCGCGCGTACCGAATCTACTTGTTAACGGATCGTCGGGGATTGCCGTTGGACTTGCAACCAACATTCCACCGCATAACCTCAGTGAAGTAGTTGAGGCGCTCAAGCTCATTCTAGCTGACCCAGAGGTAAAAGATGCAGAACTACTGAAAGCGATTAAAGGCCCAGACTTTCCAACTGGCTGCTCAATCGTCAATACCAAAGCTGAGATTAAAGAGATTTATGCAACTGGCCGCGGTACAATTTACATGCGCGGAGATTACTTAGTTGAAGATTTAAGTCGGGGGAAAAGGCAGTTAGTGATCACCTCGATTCCTTATGGCGTGAACAAATCGCAACTTGTCGAAAAAATAGCTGAACAGATCAGTAATAAAAAAATTCAGTTGATCAATGACATCCGCGATGAATCAACTGATGACATCCGGGTAGTTTTAAATCTCGTTGGTGATGCTGACCCAGATGTGGTGATGGCCTTTTTATATAAGCACACGCAGCTCGAATCTCCCTTTGCAGTAAACCTTACTGCGTTAGTTCCCACTGACAATCCTTTTGCGACTCGACCAAAAACGCTTTCCTTAAAGCAAGTCTTGCTGCAGTTTTTAAATTTCCGTCGTGATGTAACGCGCTCAAAACTTGAATTCGAGAAGGCAGAGTTGGAGAAGCGCATTCATCTGCTAGAGGGCTTAAAAATTGTCCTCGATGCGCTAGATGAGGCGATTAAAATTATCCGTAAAAGCGATGGGCGCAAAGATGCCGAAGAGAAGCTGATTAAACGCTTTAAATTGACTGAAACCCAGGCAAGTTACATCGTTGAGCTACGCTTATACCAACTCTCTAAGACTTCAGTTGATCAAATTCTTGAAGAATTAACTGAAAAGAAAAAGCGTGTTAAGGAAATTGTTAAAATTCTTGCTAGTGAAAAGCTTTTACTAGGCTTAGTTGATGCTGACTTAGATCGCGTTGTTGAGGAATTTGGCGATAAGCGGAAATCGAAAATTATTACCACCAGTCAGGAGTTTGAATATGATGCTGACAGCTATATTCAACACGAAGATGTTTCAGTCCTAATTACTAGAGACGGCTGGGTCAAGCGTCAAAAGAAGGGCTTGAGTGTGGATTCGGCAAGGTTACGCGAAGGCGACGCAGTGCAGTTTATTCTCGAAGCCTCAACGCAAGACACGCTTAGTGTGATTTCCTCGCAAGGCGTAGTCTATGGGCTGAAGGTCCTGGATTTGCCACAAACCAGTGGCTTTGGTGACCCAATTCAAAAGCACGCTAAATTTTCTGACAACGAGCGTA from bacterium harbors:
- a CDS encoding DNA topoisomerase IV subunit A; the protein is MSIISVDFSKEAEDRYLTYALSVVNNRAIPDVRDGLKPVQRRILFAMYSHLHLTPEKNFRKSAAVVGEVLAKFHPHSDQACYEAMVRMAQDFSLRYPLIKGQGNFGSLDGDGAAAYRYTEAKLSKFALEVIGDIDHKTVDMRFNFDQTTDEPVVLPARVPNLLVNGSSGIAVGLATNIPPHNLSEVVEALKLILADPEVKDAELLKAIKGPDFPTGCSIVNTKAEIKEIYATGRGTIYMRGDYLVEDLSRGKRQLVITSIPYGVNKSQLVEKIAEQISNKKIQLINDIRDESTDDIRVVLNLVGDADPDVVMAFLYKHTQLESPFAVNLTALVPTDNPFATRPKTLSLKQVLLQFLNFRRDVTRSKLEFEKAELEKRIHLLEGLKIVLDALDEAIKIIRKSDGRKDAEEKLIKRFKLTETQASYIVELRLYQLSKTSVDQILEELTEKKKRVKEIVKILASEKLLLGLVDADLDRVVEEFGDKRKSKIITTSQEFEYDADSYIQHEDVSVLITRDGWVKRQKKGLSVDSARLREGDAVQFILEASTQDTLSVISSQGVVYGLKVLDLPQTSGFGDPIQKHAKFSDNERIAGIDLIKNEKISGEALVLTTRGLGMRVPRELMLGAKRGGKKLCKISEGDALTVYLPVEKNSLIFSLTSGAYGLLWKVEELPLVSGPAKGVITMKLPTEEQVVGALVVTKDAKVLAVKESGSTSQIDVKDLSLSSRAKRGHKLVRNGLPLIGLKQG